The following proteins are encoded in a genomic region of Prosthecobacter sp. SYSU 5D2:
- a CDS encoding ABC transporter permease, translated as MAAFLLRRLLSSIAVLFFAVSLTFLLTRSLPGGPFDKEKVSSAQVQEALLEKYKLNGSLWQQYTAYLSDLARLDLRVSFKYRDWSVAEILGQKMPTSLKLGGVAFLIASTLGVFIGSMAAMKRDTAMDWAAMFGAILAISIPSFITGPFLIAVFALWLGWLPVGGWGTVSHLILPAICLAAPYVAYVARLMRNSLLDVLKSDFLRTARAKGLTSSQALVRHAMKVAILPVVTYLGPLAAHLLTGSMIVESVFNISGAGSIFVNAIQNRDAFLLCGAVVIYCTLLIVFNLIVDLLYSVLDKRIQLHA; from the coding sequence ATGGCCGCCTTTCTCCTTCGCCGACTTTTGAGCAGCATTGCCGTGCTGTTCTTTGCGGTGTCGCTTACTTTTCTGCTCACGCGCTCGCTGCCGGGCGGACCGTTTGACAAGGAAAAGGTCTCCTCCGCCCAGGTGCAGGAAGCGCTGCTGGAAAAGTACAAGCTCAACGGCAGCCTGTGGCAGCAATACACGGCCTACCTTTCCGACCTGGCCCGGCTGGACCTGCGGGTCTCCTTTAAATACCGCGACTGGAGCGTGGCGGAGATCCTGGGCCAGAAGATGCCCACCTCCCTCAAACTCGGTGGCGTGGCCTTTCTCATTGCCAGCACATTGGGTGTCTTCATTGGCTCAATGGCGGCGATGAAGCGGGATACGGCGATGGACTGGGCGGCGATGTTCGGGGCCATTTTGGCCATTTCCATTCCTTCCTTCATCACCGGGCCGTTTTTGATCGCCGTCTTTGCCCTCTGGTTAGGCTGGCTGCCGGTGGGCGGGTGGGGGACGGTCAGTCATTTGATTTTACCCGCCATCTGTCTGGCCGCGCCTTATGTGGCCTATGTGGCGCGGCTGATGCGCAATAGCCTGCTGGATGTCCTGAAGAGCGATTTCCTGCGCACCGCACGCGCCAAGGGGCTGACCAGCTCCCAGGCGCTCGTTCGCCATGCAATGAAGGTCGCCATCCTGCCGGTGGTGACTTATCTCGGGCCGCTGGCGGCCCATTTGCTGACGGGTTCCATGATCGTCGAAAGCGTCTTTAACATCTCCGGAGCGGGCAGCATTTTTGTGAATGCCATTCAAAACCGGGATGCCTTCCTCCTATGCGGGGCGGTGGTCATTTACTGCACGCTGCTGATCGTCTTCAACCTCATCGTGGACCTGCTTTACAGCGTCCTGGACAAACGCATCCAGCTCCATGCCTGA
- a CDS encoding ABC transporter permease, translated as MPDAPKAASISRPGGWAIVRRNRPAMISLIYLAFVVVVSFTLPFLMPESLKLTSSGTFLPPLSQGPENGALHLCGTDVNGQDLFYRLLTGAQVSLGVGIIGAVISLFIGSIYGMVSGFFGGRVDAFMMRAVDMLYAVPRILFIMIFIAAFDSVFKDWLDGIRLWAQEAQWQRVEDAARYLIPYSKILVMIISLGLVEWLTMARIIRGQVLVLREMTFVTASRAMGQGGWTILRKHLLPNLSTIILTYLTLTIPAVILDESFLSFLGLGIEDPAASWGSLLKDGAQVINPLESKWWLLAFPALLMSLSLLALNFLGDGLRDAFDPKSAD; from the coding sequence ATGCCTGACGCACCTAAAGCCGCCTCCATCAGCCGCCCTGGCGGCTGGGCGATCGTGCGCCGGAACCGTCCGGCCATGATCTCGCTCATCTATCTGGCATTCGTGGTGGTGGTGTCCTTCACCCTGCCGTTCCTGATGCCGGAGAGCCTGAAGCTGACCAGCAGCGGCACCTTCCTGCCACCTTTGAGCCAAGGGCCGGAAAACGGTGCCCTGCATCTCTGCGGCACGGATGTAAACGGTCAGGATCTCTTTTACCGCCTGCTCACCGGTGCCCAGGTTTCCCTCGGGGTGGGTATCATCGGGGCCGTCATCTCCCTGTTCATCGGCTCCATCTATGGCATGGTCAGCGGCTTCTTTGGTGGGCGGGTGGATGCCTTCATGATGCGGGCGGTGGACATGCTGTATGCGGTGCCGCGCATCCTTTTCATCATGATCTTCATCGCGGCCTTTGACAGTGTTTTCAAAGACTGGCTGGATGGCATTCGCTTATGGGCCCAGGAAGCACAGTGGCAGCGGGTGGAGGATGCCGCGCGCTACCTCATCCCCTATTCAAAAATCCTGGTCATGATCATCTCCCTGGGCCTGGTGGAATGGCTGACGATGGCGCGCATCATCCGCGGCCAGGTGCTGGTGCTGCGGGAGATGACCTTTGTCACCGCCTCCCGCGCCATGGGCCAGGGCGGCTGGACCATCCTGCGCAAACACCTGCTGCCCAATCTGAGCACGATCATCCTGACGTATCTGACGCTCACCATCCCCGCCGTGATTCTGGATGAATCCTTTCTCAGCTTCCTGGGCCTGGGCATTGAAGACCCGGCAGCTAGCTGGGGCTCCCTGCTCAAAGACGGTGCCCAGGTCATCAACCCCCTGGAAAGCAAATGGTGGCTGCTGGCCTTCCCTGCCCTGCTCATGTCGCTAAGCCTGCTGGCGCTCAACT